The genomic region AATTTAATTGTTAACCATAAATATTTAAAGTTAATTAAATATACCCGTAAAAGGGGCTGAAAGAGAAATAGCCATCCATTTGCCCGATATCGCGATTTTTCTTTACAGACGCAGGTCAGGACTATAAGTTTCAAAATAGAGGAAATGGATAAGCGATAATTTTATTAACCGTTTATTTTTATGGTTAATGTTTGAGAGGGGAACAGGGTGTTGCTCACACCATCTATCCTGCCCTTCCATTTTATCTGTTCTTCCGTCCGGAAAAGACTATAGAAAATTGACATTTGTTATAGTCAGTGGTAAAATTCAACTATAGAGGAAAAACCTTGATAATCAATGACTTGGGGATATTATGAGGTTTTCTCAGGCAGTTGAGCTGTTTCTCAACTTTAAATCAAAGGAATTAGCCGAAAGAACCATCAAGGAGTACAGGAAAGATCTATCTCTTTTTAAAGAGCTGATAGGTGACAAAGATGTAGAAGAGATAAAAACGTCTGACATCATGATTTTCAGGGGTAGTCTAAACTGCAGTCCTTCTCTCATAAACAGACGTCTTTCCGCTCTCAACTCATTTTTTAACTTTTTAGTTGACATGGAAGTTATAAAGAGCAATCCTGTTAAAAAGTCCCTCAGGATAAGGAAAGTAAAGCAGAAAGTCCCGGAAGCCCTCTCTTATGAGGAGGTAGAAAAGGTTCTTCAGGCAGCTAAAGAGAGATGCTACAGAGATTACCTGATGATGAAGACAATCCTTTTCTGCGGTCTTCGTATCTCAGAGCTTCTCTCTATAGAGAAAAAGGACATTGTTACTGTAAAAGGGCGAAAAGTGTTGAGAGTTGTTGGAAAGGGCGGCAAAGAGAGGTTTATCCCACTGCCGGTAGATTTTGCACGGGAACTTGAAACCTACATGAACTCTTTAGACGGCGAAAAACTGTTTCCTCTAACCTATCAGGGAGCAAAGTACATCTTTAACAGGATAGCCGAATGTACGGGAGTAAAACTACATCCCCATAAGTTAAGGCATACCTTCGCCACAATTTTAGTTGATAGGGGCGTTGATATAAGGGTAATTCAGGCATTTTTAGGCCACGCATCGCCAAACACAACTGCAAGGTACGCTAAAGTTCGTGATGATGTTATGTTTAAGGTTGCCGACGAAGTTTTTAGCAACGTTAGTTAACTATTGATATTTATGGTTAATATTTTCTTTTTCAAGATGAAAAGAGTGTAGTCAGAAAAAGGAAAATAAATTTTCGGAAGAGTCTAACCTTGAGAACTGAAAAGCAAATGTGAATTTCTATACCAGAATTTTTAGAAACTTCATGACAATCGTCTTTTCACCGTAGTTGGCAAAGAAGGCTGTCACCTTTGCATTGTCACCAATCCCTTCAACTCTCCTTACAACACCTTTACCAAACTTTTTATGGAAAACAATTTTCGGTTTTTTGTTCTTTTTAACAGAAGAGACGCTTTCTGTTGATGCAGTTTTTGAAGGTCTCTCTTTCCTTACCACCTTTTTAATTAAATGAGGCGGTATCTCTTCAAGAAATCTTGAAGGTTCACTTTCTCTATAACTGCCAAAGAAACGCCTGCTCTTTGCCCTTGTTAGAATAAGAAGCTTTTTAGCCCTGGTGATGGCAACGTAAAACAGACGCCGCTCCTCTTCTATCTGCTCCGCGCTTTCAAGGGAACGAACGTGGGGAAATAGTCCTTCTTCAAGTCCCGTTATGAAAACTACGGGAAATTCTAAACCTTTAGAGGCGTGAACAGTCATCAACGTTACCTTTTCCGCCTCTTCCATCTCATCCTGATCGGAGGAAAGTGTAATCGTGTTTAAGAACTCTAAAAAGAGCTCTTCACCTTTAAGGCCTGTCCTTTCTGCGAACTCTTCTATTGTGTTTCCGAGCTCTCTTATATTCTCGAGTCTTGATTCCCAATCTTCCCTGTACTCTTTCCTTAAATAGTCTTCATACCTTGCCGCTACAGTTATGAATCTGACAAGCTCGTAAGGTCTTAAACTGTTTACCTTTTCTCTTCCCTCTTCTATTATGTGAATTAGCTCCCTTATACCTTCTTTCTGCCTTGTCGGAGCGGTTTCGAGCATCGCTTTAAGGGCTTCAAGATTGCTTTTGCCTTCGTCCAGAAGTTTTTTTATCTTCTCTTCCGCAGCTGCCCCAAGACCCCTTTTGGGCGTGTTAAGAATTCTAAATATGGAAAGTCTGTCTTCATCAAAAAGAATAATCCTTAAATACGCAATGATATCTTTTATCTCTTTTCTCTCGTAAAACTTCAATCCACCGACTATTTGATAGTTTATCCCTGATCTTCTAAGTGCATCTTCAACGCTCCTTGATTGGGCGTTTGTCCTGTAAAAGATTGCTATGTCAGAAGGTTTCGTACCTGTATCTATAAGTTTCTTAACCGTTCTGCCAACAAAGTAAGCCTCTTCCTGATCATTAAACCCTACAAACAGTCTTATGGGCTCACCATCTTCGTTGTCTGTAAAGAGCTTCTTTCCTTTCCTTATCTTGTTGTGTTCTATAACGGCATTTGCGGCAGAAAGGATTACTCCAGAGCATCTGTAGTTTTTCTCAAGTTTTATAACTTTAGCACCGGGGAAATCCTTTTCAAAGTTTAAGATGTTGTTTATATTTGCCCCCCGCCAGGTGTATATACATTGATCCTCGTCACCGACAACGCAAACGTTTCCCTTATCTATCGTTAAAGCCTTTGTTATTTCGTACTGAATACCGTTCGTATCCTGGTACTCATCAATTAGAACATACTGGAAAAATTCAATGTAACGCTTCCTTATGTCGTCGTGTTCGGTAAGCAGTTTTTTTGCATAGAGCAACAGATCGTCAAAGTCAAAAGCGTTCATTTCCTTTAACTTTCGGTTATAGGTTTCCACTATTTCCGAGAACCGGTCGTAACCTCTAAATTCCATCGCTTCGGGAGGAAAAAGGCCATTTTTTACGTTGCTTATCATTGAACCGATGGCTGCAGGATTATAAAGATCCGTATCTAAGTTCATCTCTTTTAAAATGGTTTTAAGAAGATTTCTCTTGTCGTCTGAATCAATAATCAAAAAGTTTGGCTTAAAACCGATTCTTACACTGTGAGATTTTAAAAGTCTAACGCAAAAAGCGTGAAACGTCGCAACAGAAACGCCGGCTTTACCTTTAAGGAGCTGTTCTACACGTTCTTTCATTTCCCTTGCCGCTTTGTTTGTAAAGGTAACGGCAAGTATCCTTTCAGGTTCATAACCAAACTTTTCTATCATGTAAGCTATCTTGTAGGTTATGACCCTTGTCTTTCCAGAACCCGCTCCTGCAAGTATTAACAGGGGAGAATCGAAATAGGTTACCGCTTCTCTCTGCTGTTCGTTTAGATCTTTTAGCAGTTTTTCTATCATTTGACGTCTTCTATCCTTGCACCTTCTTTGTCAACTTCAAGGACAAGGTATCTGGCGTCAATGCCGAGACTTTCAAACACATCACACATGGCTTTTCCAATGTTGTCAAAGTTACTGTCAGCAAGTGCACCTATACAGCTGCCGGCACCGGAAAGGTAAACCGCATAAGCTCCCTCTTTGTACCCCTGAGACAAAACTTCCCAGAAACCGGGGATGAGGTCGCACCGGTAAGGTTGATGAATTCTGTCTTTAACCGCTTC from Desulfurobacterium sp. TC5-1 harbors:
- a CDS encoding tyrosine-type recombinase/integrase, with the translated sequence MRFSQAVELFLNFKSKELAERTIKEYRKDLSLFKELIGDKDVEEIKTSDIMIFRGSLNCSPSLINRRLSALNSFFNFLVDMEVIKSNPVKKSLRIRKVKQKVPEALSYEEVEKVLQAAKERCYRDYLMMKTILFCGLRISELLSIEKKDIVTVKGRKVLRVVGKGGKERFIPLPVDFARELETYMNSLDGEKLFPLTYQGAKYIFNRIAECTGVKLHPHKLRHTFATILVDRGVDIRVIQAFLGHASPNTTARYAKVRDDVMFKVADEVFSNVS
- a CDS encoding UvrD-helicase domain-containing protein encodes the protein MIEKLLKDLNEQQREAVTYFDSPLLILAGAGSGKTRVITYKIAYMIEKFGYEPERILAVTFTNKAAREMKERVEQLLKGKAGVSVATFHAFCVRLLKSHSVRIGFKPNFLIIDSDDKRNLLKTILKEMNLDTDLYNPAAIGSMISNVKNGLFPPEAMEFRGYDRFSEIVETYNRKLKEMNAFDFDDLLLYAKKLLTEHDDIRKRYIEFFQYVLIDEYQDTNGIQYEITKALTIDKGNVCVVGDEDQCIYTWRGANINNILNFEKDFPGAKVIKLEKNYRCSGVILSAANAVIEHNKIRKGKKLFTDNEDGEPIRLFVGFNDQEEAYFVGRTVKKLIDTGTKPSDIAIFYRTNAQSRSVEDALRRSGINYQIVGGLKFYERKEIKDIIAYLRIILFDEDRLSIFRILNTPKRGLGAAAEEKIKKLLDEGKSNLEALKAMLETAPTRQKEGIRELIHIIEEGREKVNSLRPYELVRFITVAARYEDYLRKEYREDWESRLENIRELGNTIEEFAERTGLKGEELFLEFLNTITLSSDQDEMEEAEKVTLMTVHASKGLEFPVVFITGLEEGLFPHVRSLESAEQIEEERRLFYVAITRAKKLLILTRAKSRRFFGSYRESEPSRFLEEIPPHLIKKVVRKERPSKTASTESVSSVKKNKKPKIVFHKKFGKGVVRRVEGIGDNAKVTAFFANYGEKTIVMKFLKILV